In Oxalobacteraceae bacterium OTU3CINTB1, the sequence GAGCAGCCGCTTCGCGCTGGGCCAGTGGTGGCAACCGATGCAAGGCTACAGCCTGGCGCTGGCCGGCGGCATCTCGCGCGGCACGGCCGAAAACAAGGACAGCGGCAAAAAGGCCGAACTGGCCTCGGTGCAACCGTACAAGGCCAATGCCACGTTCGCCTATGACGACCCGGCCAAGCGCGGCGGCGGCGCCTTCATCGTCAGCACCGTGCGCGGCAAGCGCGCCGCCGCCGACGTGTTCACCAGCGCCACGACCGGCATGTTCGCCGTGCCCGGCTACACCGTCATGGACCTGACCGCGTACTGGCACATCAACCAGCACGCCACCGTCAGCGGCGGCCTGTACAACCTGGCCGACCGCAAGTACTGGGACTACGCCTCGTCGCGCAGCCTGGTCGCCGGCACCACGGCAGCCACCCTGGCCGACATCGAACGCCAGGCACGTCCGGGCCGCAACTTCGCCGTCAACCTCAAAGTCATCTACTAAACAACCCACGGAGCCAACATGAAACCTCACCATCGATTCACCCTGGCGCTGACCGGCGCCTTATTGTTCACCGCGTTGCCGGGCGGTGCCGCCAGCCTGGCCGAGCGCTGGGACAGCCTACGCGCCGAGCAGCCCAAGCTGGCCGCGCGCGACGCCGCCAAAACGCTCAGCGTCTCGGAAGCGGACCTGCTGGCGACGGGCATCGGCAAGACCGTCGTCCGCCTCAAGGAAGGCGACACCGTGCCGCGCGAAATCATGCGCCGCGCGCTGGACCTGGGCAAGGTGCTGGCGCTGACCCGCAACGAAAACGGCGTGCTCGAGCGCACCGGCGTCGCCAGCAAGCTCAAGTCTCAGGACGAGATTCTCGGTCTGGAAGAAGACAAGCAGAAGGAACGCGAAGCGCGCCTGCGCAACATCGCCGGCGGTTATCTGGGCGGCGAGATCGACCTGCGCTTCACCTTCGACAAATGGAAATACGCGTTCGCGGTGACGCAGCCGGGCAAGGACGGCGTCGTCTCGCGCAGCCTGCAATTCTTCGACGCCAGCGGCAACGCCGTGCACAAGCTGTACCTGAAAAACGACGCCGGCGTACCGGTGTTTGACAAGCTGGTCGCCGACTTCCGCGCGCCATCGCAAAGCGCCGACCTGAAGGTTGCCGCGCAACCGGTCAAGGCTGCCGAAAAGCCGGACAGCGCGATCGACGTCAAGGAATTCCAGCTGGCATGGAACGAAATCAACGACGTTCACCAGTTCAACCGTTTGTTGACGGAGTTCGGCGTCTCGCGCCAGCAAGCGATGCGCCTGGCGCCGGCCGGCGCCGCCACGCGCATCACGCCGCAAGCGGTACGCCAGCTGCTGGAAGAGACCGCAAAGCAAAAGATCGACATCATGGTCTTCCTCGGCAATGGCTCGACGATCCAGATCTTCAGCGGCAAGGTCGGCAAGGTCGCCGCCTCGCCGGGCTGGTTCAACGTGCTCGACCCGGAATTCAATTTGCACCTGCGTGACAGCGCCTTCGCCAGCGGCTGGGTGGTCAAGCGCGCCGGCATCACCTCGGTCGAATTCTACGACCACAACAGCGACCAGGTCGTCAGCTTCTTCGGCGTGCGCGAACCGAAGAAACCGCAGCCGGAAAGCTGGCTCAACATGACCGCCGCGTTGCCGAAAGCCGAAGACGCCGCCCGCCAAGCCAGCCGCTAACCCTGCGGGGGTCAAGTCTGTCATTCGGACACGGCCTCTACGGTGCGAGGGCTTTACAGTTAAGCTCGTGTCCGAATGTCAGACTTGACCCCGGGGTTTTAGGCACCGACGGCGGCGCGGCCCAGCGCGGGATCGTCGGTGAAGAAGCCGTCCAGACCGACGGCGATGTAGCGTTTCATTTCGGCGATCGAGCCGGCCTCGTTGCGCGCCTGCAAACTGCCGCCGTCGCGGAAATCGGCCGCCAGGAACTGGTTTTCGGGCCGGAATGTCCACGGTTCGACACGCAATCCTGCCTTGTGCGCATCGTCGACGAACGAGTTTGGCTCGGCCAGGCTGCCGTCCTTCTTCAGCGGGATGATCGAGCGCGTCGGCGGCGCCACGACGTCAGCGTATTGCGCGATGTCGCGCATGCCTGCCGGCGTGCACATCTGCGCGAAGGTGAGCTTGCCGCCGGCCGCCGCGACGTCCATCGGCCGCACGTCCTGGCCGATGACGAGCTGCATGATGCGCAGGTTGGCGCGCCGGCCCAGCTTGCCGCGCAGGTATTTCAGATTGGCGACCTCGAACGATTGGATCTCGACCGGGTTGCGGCGCGTGTAATCGTGCGCGTCCAGAATCGACAGGAAACGGTCCTCCAGCGGCAGGCCGACGCTGGCGAAATAGGTCGAGTGCTTCAGCTCCGGCACGATGCCGATGATGCGCCCGCGCGCCGCCGCCTCGGCCGCGACGAAGTCGATGATCTCCTCGAACGTGGCCACCTGGAACATGCCGTTGTACTGCGCGCTGCCCGGACGATAAGCCGGAATACGTTCGACCGCGCGCAGGGTCTTCAGTTCGGCCAGCGTGAAGTCGTCGACGAACCAGCCGTCGTGCGGCTCGCCGTCGATGGTCTTGCGCGTCTTGCGGCTGGCGAACTCGGGATGGCTGGCCACATCGGTGGTCTCGCTGAGATACGCCTCGTGCCGCGCCACCAGTACGCCGTCCTTGGTGCTGCACAGGTCCGGCTCGACATAGTCGGCGCCGTCCGCGATGGCCTTGGCGTACGATGCCAGCGTGTGTTCCGGCCGCAAGGCGCTGGCGCCACGGTGCGCGAACACCAGCGGCTTCTTGCCGCCGCCGATGCCGCCGGCGCCGACCGGCGCGATGCCCGGCAGGCCCGACTGGTCAGCCAGGCCGCCGCTCGCCGCCAGCGCCGACGATGCCGGCAACAGCAGCGAGGCGCCGGCCGTCAGCGCCGCCGTTTGGATAAAGCCCCGGCGCGACAGGCGCGAAGGTAAATAAAGTCTATTCATCAGAAGTCGGCCATCAAAGTCAGGAAGCCCTGACGCGGTGCGATCGGGAATGTATTGTAAGTCCCGCTGGCCGCGCCAACCACTACATTCAAGCTGCCTTCGCGGTCGGCCAGGTTGCTGATGTTGACGCGGTAGCGCGCGTTCTTGATCAAGCCGCCGTTGAGGAAGGGCAGCTTGCCCGACACGCCCAGGCTCATCAGGAAGTAGCTCGGCACCGACAGGTCGTTGGTGTAGGTCGCATAGCGCTTGCCGACATAGTCGCCGATCAGCTGGAACTCGGTGTCGGCGACAGTCAGCGTCGCGACCGTCTTGTTCATCCACTCCGGGCTGCCCGGCACGGCCTTGCCGGCGGTCGGCACGATGTCCTTGCCGTTGCGGTAGTTGTCCTGGTACTCCGAGCGGTTGTACGACAGTGCGTTGTACAAAGTGAACATGCGGCCGAAGTGCAAGGTGCCGGACAGGTCGATACCGTCGGTCTTGACGCTGCCGACGTTGGCCAGCACCGGATTGCCGCCGATGATGGACGAGATCACCGGCGTCGGGCTGATCTGCAGCAGGCGGTCCTTGAAGTTGACGTGGTAGACGTTGACCTGGCCGTCGATGGCGCTCAGCGCGCCGAGGTTAAGCTGGTGGCTGGTGCGCAGGCCCGCTTCATAGGTGATCGAGGTTTCCGGCTTGGCGGTGTCGCGGAACAGGTCGAACGCCTGCTGGCTCGCCAGGCTCCACGGCGACGCGCCGCCACCGCCATAGGTGACGAACTGGCGCATGTTCTTCTGCACGTTGACGAACAGTTGATCCTGCGCCGTGATGTCCCAGCGCGCGCCGATCTGCGGCAGCAGCCATTTCTTGGTGGTGATCTTGCCGACCGGCAGGGCGGTCGAGCCGTTGGCGATGGCGCCCACTTTAGGCTGCACCGGAAACTGGCCGTCGGCCCATTGCAGGCTCGACTTGAAGCCGGCTTGCAGCGCCAGGTCGTCGCGCACGCGCCATTCGTCCTGCACCGAAATCTGCGCGACCTTGTTGTCGATCTTGCTGCCGTATTGCGTGATCAGCGGATCGCTCGGACGGTCGTATGGCGAGCTTGGATTGTTGACGTCCAGCGCGTACCAGCGGCGGTAGGCCGACGAGCGGTTGCTTTCGAGCCAGAGGCTGGCCTGCAATTTGTGGTCGCCCAGTTCCGTGGTCAGACTCGACAGGTAGCCGCTGCGGTTGATGACGTATTCGGTGGTGCGCGTCGCGTAGCCGGAGTTGCCGAATACCTGTTTCAGGTTCTGGCCGGGGAAATACACCGCGAACAAGCCCGGCAGGCCGGCCACGCCGATCGGGCCGGCCACCACGCCGACGCCGTCGTCGTTGTGGTAGTAGATCTGGTTCGACCAGGTGGTCGATTCGCCCAGGTTCATGTCGAACTTGGCGTAGGTCAGCCAGTCGGTACGCTGGGCGTCGCTGTAGTAATTGCGGTAGTTGTTGCCTTCTGCGGCCGGGGTGGCGCCGGTTGGCGACAGGTAGGACACGGCTTGCTGGAAGTTCGGGTACAGGAAGGGACGGGTGTACGGCTGGAACTTCTCGGTGGCCGAGCGCACGGTGCTGTCCTCGTTCGGCTCGATCTTGTCCGAGTAGTTGACGAACAAGGTCAGCTTGCCCAGGCTCGACTGGTTGACGAACTTGGCGTTGAACTGGTCGCCACCCTGGCGGCCCTTGAAGTCCCAGGCGCGCTGCTCGTGGTGCACGCCGGAGATGTAGGCGCTGTTGCCTTCGCCGAAGGTGCCGGTGTCGTAGCGCAGGAAGGTGCGCGAGGTCTTGTAGCTGCCGACGGTCTGCTGCACCGCCAGGTTGCGCGTCTGCGAGGGATCGCTGGAGAAGGTCTCGATGGTGCCGCCCAGGTTGCTGGTCGACGCGGTCGACAGGTCGCCTGCGCCCGACGACAGAATCACGCTGCCGACGTTCTCGCTGATGACGGCGCGCTGCGGCGACAGGCCGTTGTAGTTGCCGTATTGCTGGTCGCCCAGCGGCAC encodes:
- a CDS encoding TonB-dependent receptor plug domain-containing protein; this translates as MNKKLSAVCFAALSFPMLAMAANVAAAVAEMAAPANAAEATAAAADTVDTAAAAAAPMATVEIATRKTRSSVAMTKSDMQKILPGINPLKALQTLPGVSFQTADPWGNNEQNTSLFIHGFSGPQLGYTMDGVPLGDQQYGNYNGLSPQRAVISENVGSVILSSGAGDLSTASTSNLGGTIETFSSDPSQTRNLAVQQTVGSYKTSRTFLRYDTGTFGEGNSAYISGVHHEQRAWDFKGRQGGDQFNAKFVNQSSLGKLTLFVNYSDKIEPNEDSTVRSATEKFQPYTRPFLYPNFQQAVSYLSPTGATPAAEGNNYRNYYSDAQRTDWLTYAKFDMNLGESTTWSNQIYYHNDDGVGVVAGPIGVAGLPGLFAVYFPGQNLKQVFGNSGYATRTTEYVINRSGYLSSLTTELGDHKLQASLWLESNRSSAYRRWYALDVNNPSSPYDRPSDPLITQYGSKIDNKVAQISVQDEWRVRDDLALQAGFKSSLQWADGQFPVQPKVGAIANGSTALPVGKITTKKWLLPQIGARWDITAQDQLFVNVQKNMRQFVTYGGGGASPWSLASQQAFDLFRDTAKPETSITYEAGLRTSHQLNLGALSAIDGQVNVYHVNFKDRLLQISPTPVISSIIGGNPVLANVGSVKTDGIDLSGTLHFGRMFTLYNALSYNRSEYQDNYRNGKDIVPTAGKAVPGSPEWMNKTVATLTVADTEFQLIGDYVGKRYATYTNDLSVPSYFLMSLGVSGKLPFLNGGLIKNARYRVNISNLADREGSLNVVVGAASGTYNTFPIAPRQGFLTLMADF
- a CDS encoding glycerophosphodiester phosphodiesterase, which encodes MNRLYLPSRLSRRGFIQTAALTAGASLLLPASSALAASGGLADQSGLPGIAPVGAGGIGGGKKPLVFAHRGASALRPEHTLASYAKAIADGADYVEPDLCSTKDGVLVARHEAYLSETTDVASHPEFASRKTRKTIDGEPHDGWFVDDFTLAELKTLRAVERIPAYRPGSAQYNGMFQVATFEEIIDFVAAEAAARGRIIGIVPELKHSTYFASVGLPLEDRFLSILDAHDYTRRNPVEIQSFEVANLKYLRGKLGRRANLRIMQLVIGQDVRPMDVAAAGGKLTFAQMCTPAGMRDIAQYADVVAPPTRSIIPLKKDGSLAEPNSFVDDAHKAGLRVEPWTFRPENQFLAADFRDGGSLQARNEAGSIAEMKRYIAVGLDGFFTDDPALGRAAVGA
- a CDS encoding hemin-degrading factor, which encodes MKPHHRFTLALTGALLFTALPGGAASLAERWDSLRAEQPKLAARDAAKTLSVSEADLLATGIGKTVVRLKEGDTVPREIMRRALDLGKVLALTRNENGVLERTGVASKLKSQDEILGLEEDKQKEREARLRNIAGGYLGGEIDLRFTFDKWKYAFAVTQPGKDGVVSRSLQFFDASGNAVHKLYLKNDAGVPVFDKLVADFRAPSQSADLKVAAQPVKAAEKPDSAIDVKEFQLAWNEINDVHQFNRLLTEFGVSRQQAMRLAPAGAATRITPQAVRQLLEETAKQKIDIMVFLGNGSTIQIFSGKVGKVAASPGWFNVLDPEFNLHLRDSAFASGWVVKRAGITSVEFYDHNSDQVVSFFGVREPKKPQPESWLNMTAALPKAEDAARQASR